The following nucleotide sequence is from Paeniglutamicibacter kerguelensis.
ACGCCCCGTGCTTGCATGGTCCGCGCCCACCATCCCGCATATCCCGGGAAACGCACCGATTCTTGAGGTTCACAACACCTCCAGCCGTTCACTTGTTGACACCGCCCCGGCGGAGAAGTCCAATGCTCCGGCGAGCATGTATGTCTGCGGCATCACCCCGTACGACGCAACGCACATGGGGCACGCAGCCACCTATGTTGCCTTCGACCTGTTGCAGCGCACCTGGCTCGATGCCGGACGCGAAGTCACCTACGTGCAAAACGTCACCGACATCGACGACCCGCTGCTCGAGCGCGCCGCGGCCACCGGCGTGGATTGGGTGGCCCTGGCCGAGGAGCAGACCGACCTGTTCCGTGCCGACATGGAAGCGCTCAACGTCATTCCGCCGCAGCACTACATCGGTGCCGTCGAATCGATCACCTGGCTGGTTCCGCTCATCGAAGAGCTGGTCACCAAGGACCTGGCCTACCGGGTGCCCGGCGAGAACGGCGACCCCGACGGGGACATCTACTTCGATGCCATCGCCGCGGCAAACAGCGCGTGGGAACTGGGCAGCGTCAGCGGCTACGACCGCGAAACCATGATGAGATTCTTCGCTGAACGCGGCGGGGACCCGAAGCGCGCTGGAAAGCGCGACGCCCTGGATCCGCTGCTGTGGCGCGTCGCCCGTGAAGGCGAACCGCGCTGGGACGGCGCGGGCCTCGGCGACGGCCGCCCCGGTTGGCACATCGAATGCTCGGTCATTGCCCGCCGCTTCCTGCCGGCGCCGTTCACGGTGCAGGGCGGCGGATCGGACCTGATCTTCCCGCACCACGAATTCTCCGCCGGCCATGCCGCCGCCTTGGACGGCAAGCCATTGGCGGAAGCCTACGTGCACACCGGCATGGTGGGCCTTGACGGCGAAAAGATGAGCAAGTCCCTGGGCAATCTGGTGCTGGTCTCCAAGCTGCGTGCCGCCGGCGTTGAGCCAGTGGCCATTCGCGCCGTCTTGCTGGGCCAGCACTACCGCTCGGACTGGTTCTGGACCGAGGAATTGCTCGTCGAGGGCCAGCACCGTGTTGAGCATTGGCGGAACCGCATTCCCGGCACCACGCTTTCCGAGGCCACCGCCGTGATCACCCGTATCCGTTCCAAGCTGGCCAACGACCTGAACGCACCAGCGGCCCTTGCCGTGCTCGATGCCTTCAGCGTCCAGGAACCCGCGGCCCCGGATGATTCCCAGGGTGCCGGCGGGAAACTGTTGGCCGATGCGCTGGACGCATTGCTGGGGCTCAAGCTCTTCTAGATTACGTTTCCGGCTTCCGGCCGGAAAACCCAAGGGGCGCGTTTCGCGTGCCGCCGCCGGACCCGCGGATCGCGGGAAGGTTGCGGTTCACGGAACGCGCCCCTTGCATTGCCACCATGCCCAGCTTCGTGAGTCGGCAACTATTTTGAATGGTGTACGCAACCGGTGAATGCATCGCCTGAGCCAATGCAGCAGCCCGTTGTGGTTGCGGTCGGTCAGCGAGCCATTCTTGACCGTTGAAGGACAGCTTGAAGGTTGATCAAGTCAGTTTCATTTTGTGTTTCTGGTAATTGGAGCGCGAAGGCCGGCCGCGCAGCGGCACACAACCAGCTGCTTCGTTTGGTGGCCAAATTGCAGCATCACGGGTAGACCAAACCGCCAGTCAACGGGAACTTCCAATTGGGATGTTCGTCGAGTGCGCCGTGGCCGCGAGTCCGGCACAGGCACCTCATCATTGGTGGGATGCACTGTCGCTACATGGTCATGATCCATGCGAACGGTTTCGAGCTGACTGATGACGCGATCCTGTGTCCCCACTGAGTATCGAGGCCACTCGGCACGGCAGGCAATCAAACATGGCTCAACGGCTCAACGGAACCGTCGGCACTCTGCCATCAATCGCGTGGTTCCCCAGCAGTTCTTTCCTTGCGGCTTCGAGGCCCGTGACGACAACGGTCCAGTCGGGGCGCTTGAATTCGGCCGACGTGACGCTTACTTCCTGCTGCTCTGCCAGCTCACCCGGGCGCGTCACCACTCGTTTGACGCTGCCCTGGACATATCCGAGACTGCGCGAGACTCCCAACGACGAGTGGTTCCAGACCGCCGCCGAGGATTCGGCGACTTCGGCGCCGAGGTGATCGAAGGCAAAAAGCAGCACAGCTGCACGCATTTCCTTCCCAAAACCCAGACCCTGGTAACGGCTCGAAAGCCATGAACCAGTCGTCACGGTCTTACGGATTGAAAAATCGCGGGCGCCGATGTCCTGCATGCCTATCGGGGTGCCTTCGTGACTCACAACCAGGTTCAACGTCCAGTTGTCCGGAGCAATACCGGAGCGGACGTGCCATTGGTGCCTGGCGGTGCTGCGCATGAGTTCTTCCTTGGGCGCATCGGTCCAAGGTGTGGAGAAGGGCATGGCGGCGGGGTCATGGATCCCGCTGAGCGCTGCTTCGATGATCCCGGGCAGATCCTCGTCCTGGACCAGCCGTAGTTCCAGTCGCGGGCTGCTGATTTTTAGGCCAAAAAGTGGCCATACATCCGTTAGTTCAAGCATTCTCCAAACCTATCCTTGTGTGCACTTCATGCAAAGCAGCAAGTCACATAGTTGTTGCTGCTGAGATGCATCCTGCACCGTATGGCCCCGCCATTGTGGGAATCCAGTGTCTGGCAGGCATGCATGCGGAAGGTCCGGACCTACCTGCCCTCCGGGCCACCGGGCTCATCGGGGGAGTCGGGGCGGCTGCGGCGCTTCAGGTAGCGCTCGAACTCCCGGGCGATTGCCTCGCCCGTGGCTTCGGGCAGTTCGGTTTCGTCCTGGGCCTGCTCGAGTTGGTGCACGTACGCCGCGATGTCGGTGTCGCCCTTGGCAAGTTCGTTGACCCCGCGTTCCCAAGCCAAGGCGTCCTCGGTGAGTTCTTCCAGGTCGATCGTCAACGGGAAGAACTCCTCGACCCTGTGCAGCAATGCGAGCTGGGCCTTTGGCGACGGCGCCTGGGCGACATAGTGCGGAACTGCCGACCAGATGCTCAGCGTGGGCAGTCCGGAGGCCTCGGCCACCTGTGCCAGCACCCCGAGTATGCCGGTGGGGCCCTCGTAACTGGATTCCTGGACGCCCAGCGCCTTGCGGACCGCGGGGTCGTCGCTGGTCACCGATGCCTGGATGGGGCGGGTGTGGGGGACATCGGCGAGCAGGGCGCCAAGGGCCATGACCGCCTGCACGTTTTCCTCCTCGGCCCGGGTGAGGATTTCGGAGATGAATGCCTTCCACCGGTAGGTCGGTTCCACCCCGCGCAGCAGCACCAGGTCGACGGGGCTGTCTTCAAGTTCCGCCCGGTACATATGTGTGGTTGGCCATTTGATGCTGCGTTTGCCGGAGGCTGTGCGGTGCGCCTGCGGTCTGGAGAATTGGTAGTCGTAGAAGTCGTCGTCGCTGATGCCGGGGATCTTCTTGGCACCGCTGGCACGGCGAATGAGTCTGAGGGCTTCGCTGGCTGCATCGCCGGCATCGTTCCAGCCCTCAAACGCCACGATCATGATGGCCGGGCGGACGGTCTCGTCCCAGGGGGCGGAGGCCACGAGGGACGAAAGTGTCACCGGATCGTTTATATCTTCGCTCACAACCACACACTAGCGCGCGAAGTCGTCAGCATGTGAACCCCAAGCCCATTAGAATTGGCTCATGCCAACCCAGAATCAGGCCGTTTTGCCCACGCCCACCCTAAACAGCCTTGTCCAGGGCGTGCTCTGGGACATGGACGGGACGCTATTGGACACCGAACCGTATTGGATGGGTGCCGAAAACGAGCTTGTCGCCGCCCACGGCGGATCCTGGACCCACGAGGACGCGCTGGGGTTGGTCGGCAGCGCGCTGCCCGACTCCGCCGCGGTGCTGCAGCGCGCCGGGGTTGACCTCGGTGCGCGCGAAATCATCGACTGGCTGAACGAGCGCGTGATGGCCGGGATCAACAACCACGTCGAATGGCGCCCCGGTGCCCTGGACCTTCTCGAGGAACTGCACGTCGCCGGCATCCCCTGCGGCCTGGTCACCATGTCCGAGTCGGCGATGGCCAGCCAGGTGCTCTCGATGCTCCCCAGGAAGTACTTCTCATTCCAGGTCACCGGTGACCAGGTGCGCAATGGCAAGCCGCACCCGGACCCGTACCTGCTAGGCCTCGAGAAACTTTCCGCGCTGGTACCGGACCTTGAGGCCCACCGGGTCATCGGCATCGAGGATTCGGCCCCGGGTATCGCATCGGCCGCATCGGCCGGCCTGACGGCGGTGCTGGTCCCTCACCTCAGCCAGGTCCCCGAATCGGACCTGTGGCACAGACTCGTCTCGCTGGAACAGGTCGAGCTCTCAACACTTTCGTCCCTGATCGGCATCGGAGCACACTAAATGACTGAAACACCAGCCAAGCGCGAAGGCATCCCGCTGGGATCCTTCTTTGGCGTTCCGGTGTCGCTGGCCTGGTCGTGGTTCCTGATCGCGGCGTTCATCGTCGTGGTCTTCGGTCCCCAGGTCGACCGGAGCATCCCCGGACTCGGCTACGGGGCCTTCGTCGTCGCCTTTGCCTACGCCGTGCTGCTGGCGCTCTCGGTGCTGGTGCACGAACTGGCCCACGCACTCACCGCCAAGGCCTTCGACTGGCCCGGGGCCCGGATCGTCCTGAACCTGTGGGGCGGGCACACCCAATTCTCGTCGTTCAATGCCACGCCGGGACGCTCGCTGGCCGTGGCCATGGCCGGACCGGCAGCAAACTTCGTGATTGCCGGAATCGGCTATGTGCTGCTGCAACTGGTCCAGCCCACCGGCGTCACCTTCCTGCTGTGGGACATCCTGGTCTGGGCGAACCTCCTGGTGGCGCTGTTCAACATCCTGCCGGGCCTGCCGCTGGACGGCGGACGCCTCGTCGAATCCGCGGTCTGGAAGGTCACGGGTTCGCAGGACCGCGGCACCGTTGCCGCCGGCTGGGCCGGACGCGTGATCGTGGTGCTGATCGTCGGCTACTTCGTGATCAGCCCGCTCACCCGCAACGAACCCCTTGATTTCCAGGTGCTGCTGGTGGCGATCCTGGTCGGCGGCTTCATGTGGGCCGGAGCATCCCAAATCATCGCCCACGCCAAACTGCGCCTGCGCCTGCCGCTGGTGTCCGTGCGTGCGCTGATGGAACCGGCCACCGCCCTGGCGCTGGAATCCACGCTTGCCGATGTTTCCGCGCGCATCGCCAGCCGCGGCGGACGCGTCATCCTGATCGACCAGGCGGGCACCCCGCAGGGGGTCATCGACGAATCCACCCTGGGCCAGATCGATCCGGTGTTGCTGGCCGGCAGCCCGGCGCTCTCCGCGGCGCGGGCCCTGAGCCCCGGCGCGGTGGTCAGCGCCAGCGCCGACGGCCGCGCCCTGATCGGCTACCTTGCAACACTCGAAGGCAGCGAATACGCGGTGATCGACGAGCAGAACCGCGTCATCGGGCTGCTTGACCAGGCGAACATCGTCGCCGCGATCACCGGAAAACCGCAGCAACCCCACGCGCACTAGGCGCCCAACAGCCGTGCCGCGCAGCCGTCCCGGAAGGGCAGGCCGGCGCAGGCCAACAAACGACAAGATCCCCAAGCACAAAGGACACCCACCAACACATGAGTGACATGCCAGCAGCGCCGCACGGCGCAATGAACCGCCGCGGCCCCTTCCGTCCCGGCGACCGGGTCCAGCTCACCGACCAGAAGCGCCGCATCAGCACCATCACCCTGACCCCGGGCGGGGAGTTCCACACCCACAAGGGCGTGCTCTTCCACGACGATTTGGTAGGCCTGCCCGAGGGCTCGATCGTCGAAAACACCAACGAGGTCCGCTACCAGGCCCTGCGCCCGCTGCTGAAGGACTTCGTGCTCTCGATGCCGCGCGGCGCCACCGTGGTCTACCCCAAGGACGCCGCCCAGATCATCCAGATGGGCGACATCTACCCGGGCGCACGCGTGGTGGAAGCCGGCGTGGGTTCCGGCGCCCTGTCGATGTCGCTGCTGCGCGCCGTGGGCGATGCCGGCTACCTGCACTCCTTCGAGCGCCGCGAGGAATTCGCCGAGATCGCCCGCGGCAACGTGGACACCGTTTTCGGCGGCCCGCACCCGGCCTGGCAGATCTCCATCGGCGACTTCCAGGAAAAGGTCCTGGAGACCGAGGAACCGGGCTCCGTGGACCGCGTGGTCCTTGACATGCTCTCCCCGTGGGAGTGCGTGGACGCCGTCTCCACCGTGCTGGCACCGGGCGGCGTGTGGGTCAACTACGTCGCCACCGTGACCCAGATGTCCCGCACCGTGGAGGCCATCCGCGCCACCGGCCTGTACACCGAGCCGGAGTCGTTCGAGACCATGGTCCGCGGCTGGCACGTCGAGGGCCTGGCCGTGCGCCCGGACCACCGCATGGTCGCGCACACCGCGTTCCTGATCACCTGCCGCCGGCTGGCCGACGGCGCCGTGGGCATCCCGGGCGCCAAGCGCGTCAAGGAGCACACCTACTCCGCCGCGGACCTGGAAACCTGGACCCGCTCCGAGAACCCTGAGGCCTGGCACCACGAGGCCCTGGGCGAACGCGGCGTCTCCGCCCGCAAGCTGCGCCGCGCCGCCAAGGACGCCAAATCGATGACCCAGCGCGGCTCGCTGCCGCAGGGCGAGGCCGGGCTTGACGAGGAAGAGCCCTCGGGCGAGTAGCCCCCGCCCCGCGTGGCCCGGCGGTCACAAACCGCCGGATCACGCGGGGGCATGCATAGTATGAGTGTGTAGTTGCGTGTGCCGGCGGGTGCCGGTGCACGCAGACCTCAGAGAATGCGAAACGGGTTGATGATGAGCGAAGATACAGATCGCACACGGTTAGAGGGCCAGGTCACGGCCGCCGAACGGCAATTGAACGTGCTGCGTGACAAGAACCGCCAACTCGACCGCCAACTGGCCTCGGCGGGTTCCAACAACTCGCGCCTGGTTGCCATGCTGGAACGCACCCGCGAGGAAATCATCAACCTCAAGGCCGGGCTGGAAAAAGACGGCGACACCCCGTTCAGCCACGGCACCATCGTCGAGAAGCACCCGCGCAGCCACCCGCAGGGCGGCGTGGCGATCTCCGCCACGGGCGTGCAGTCCGTCGACATCCTGCAGGGCGGGCGCAAGCTGCGCGTGGCCATCAGCCCACTGCTTGACTTCGACAAGCTCCACGTCGGCCAGGAAGTCCTGCTCAACGAATCCCTCGTGGTCGTCGCGGGCCTCGGCTACGAACAGGCCGGGGAACTGGTCACCGTCAAGGAAGTGCTGGAGGACCACCGGGTCGTGGCCATGGGACGGGCCGACGACCAACGCGTCATCCGCCTCTCCGACCAGTTGGTCAAGGAAATCGTCCGGGTGGGGGACGTTCTTTCGCTCGATTCGCGCACCGGCCTCGGCATGGAAAAGATCCACCTGAGCGACATGCAGTCCCTGGTGCTGGAGGAGGTGCCGGACATCTCCTACGCGGACATCGGCGGGCTCTCCGACCAGATCGAGGCGATCCGCGACGCCGTCGAGCTGCCCTTCCTGCACCCAGACCTCTACCGCGAGCACGGGCTCACGGCCCCCAAGGGCATCCTGCTCTACGGCCCCCCGGGCTGCGGCAAGACCCTGATCGCCAAGGCCGTGGCGCATTCGCTGGCCGAACGCACCAACGAGCGCAACGGCAATTCGGGATCCGCACGCAGCTTCTTCCTGAACATCAAGGGCCCCGAGCTGCTTGACAAGTACGTCGGCGAAACGGAACGCCACATACGGCTGATCTTCGCCCGCGCCCGGGAAAAGGCGGCCGGCGGCAGCCCCGTCGTCGTCTTCTTCGACGAGATGGATTCGCTCTTCCGCACCCGCGGCACCGGCGTGTCCTCGGACGTGGAAACGACGATCGTTCCGCAGCTGCTGGCCGAGATCGACGGCGTAGAGCGCCTGGACAACGTCATCGTCATCGGAGCCTCCAACCGCGAGGACATGATCGACCCGGCCATCCTGCGCCCCGGGCGCCTGGACGTGAAGATCAAGATCCGCCGCCCGGACGCCCAGGGCGCGGCGGAGATCTTCGCCAAGTACCTCACCGACGACTTGCCGCTGCACCCCGCGGACCTGGCCGAACACGGCAACGACGCCACGGCCTGCGTGCGCGCCATGATCCAGGCCACCGTCGATTCGATGTACTCCACCGGGGCCGAAAACCAGTTCCTGGAGGTGACCTACGCCAACGGGGAAACCGAGATCCTCTACTTCAAGGACTTCTCCTCCGGCGCCGTGATCCGCAACGTGGTGGACCGCGCCAAGAAGTCCGCCATCAAGGCGTTCCTGACCAACGGCGAGCGCGGCGTGCGCATGGAGTACCTGCTGGCCGCGGTCGTGGAGGAGTTCCAGGAGCACGAGGACATGCCCAACACCACCAACCCGGACGACTGGGCCCGGATCTCCGGGCGCAAGGGCGAACGCATCACCTTCATCCGCACCATCGTCGCGGACAAGAACGGGCGCGGAAAGTCCCTGCCCGCCGGTGCCGGCGAAGAGACGGGACAGTACCTGTGAGCGTGAACCGTGTCATGGGCCTGGAAACCGAATACGGCGTGCTGGCCCCGGCGATGCCCGGCGCCAACGCCACCATGCTCTCGGCCCAGGTCATCAACGCCTATGCGGCCTCCGTCCGCGCCGGGTACGGGCATCTGGCCGGCACCCGCTGGGACTATTCCGACGAGTCCCCGCTGAACGACGCCCGCGGCTTCACCCAGCCGCGCTCCCAGGCGGACCCCTCCCAGCTCACCGACGTGGAACCGGAGCTCGATGCCGAGCAGGTGGCGCTGGCCGGGGGAGACACGACCATCGGCTCCACGCTCTACGACGAGCCGGATGAGGGCCAAGAGGTCCTCATGAACATGGTGCTGGGCAACGGGGCGCGCCTCTACGTCGACCACGCGCACCCGGAGTACTCCTCCCCGGAGACCACGAACCCCTTCGACGCGGTGCTCTACGACCAGGCCGGGGACCACGTGGCGCTCACCGCCGCCCGGTGCATCGAGGCCACCAACGGGTTCGTGCCGGTGCACCTGTACAAGAACAACACTGACAACAAGTCGGTTTCCTACGGCGCGCACGAGAACTACCTCATGCCGCGCAGCGTCCCCTTCGACTCGATCGCCACGCACCTGATCCCGTTCTTCGTGAGCCGGCAGGTCATCTGCGCCTCCGGCCGGGTGGGCCGGGGCATGCTGGGCCAGTACGACGGCTTCCAGGTCTCCCAGCGCGCCGACTTCTTCGAGGCGCAGGTGGGCCTGGAAACCACCATTCGGCGCCCGATCATCAACACCCGCGACGAGCCGCACGCCCACTGGGAGAAGTACCGGCGGCTGCACGTGATCATCGGGGACGCGAACCTCGGACAGGTGTCCACGCTGCTTCGCACCGGCACCACCGCCCTGGTGCTGTCGATGATCGAGGCTGGCACAGCCCCGGAACCGGCGCTGCGCGAACCGGTTGCCGCCCTGCAGGCCATCAGCCACGACCCGACCCTGAAGGCCAGGGTCGAGCTGTCCGACGGGCGCCGGCTCACGGCGCTGGAGATCCAGCGCATCTACCTGGACGCCGCCGTCGAGCACTGTGCGCGCACCGGCGCCGACGACGATGCCACCGCCGAGATCCTGCGCCGCTGGGACAGCACGCTCACCACGCTGGGCAGCGACCTTTTCGCCGCGGCGGACACCGTGGACTGGGTGGCGAAGTACAAGCTGATGAGCGGCTATGCCGATCGCCACGGACTGGATTTCACGGACGCGAAGATCGCGCTCATGGATTTGCAGTGGGCGGACATCCGCCCGGAAAAGGGCCTGTACTACCGGCTGGCCGAACGCGGCCTGATGGAGACCCTCTACACCCCGGAGCAGATTGCCGCCGCGGCCTCAACCCCGCCGGAGGACACCCGGGCGTACTTCCGCGGCCGGGTGCTCAGCCAATACCCCGAGCACGTGGTGGCGGCCAGCTGGGACTCGGTGTCCTTCAGCGTTCCGGGGGCGCGCAAGTTGGAACGGATCTCCACCCTGGAACCGCTGCGCGGCACCAAGAAGCTGGTCGGCGGGCTGTTTGACGCGGAACTTTCGATCGGCGAGTTCATTGGGACGTTGAAGCGCTAAAGCGCCCTGGCAGTGACAAGATGGACGCATAAGTGAATTTCGGGCCGGCCGCCGCCACCGGCGTTCGGCCCCCGACCACGGTACGTGCCGGGCACGTGCCATCCGGACCAACGACAAAGGGGCAGGACCATGACGCAGGAAAGCTTTTCGGCACGACGCAGCGAAGACACCACCGAGCAGGAGCAGGAAACCGAGGCCGTCAAGGCCACCACGCAGGATGCCGGCGTGGATGACCTGCTCGACGAGATCGACGGAGTACTGGAACAAAACGCCGAGGAGTTTGTGCGCGGCTTCGTGCAAAAGGGCGGCCAGTGATCGAGCTCGGTCCGGGCCCGTCGTTCCTTGAACACCTGAACCGGGACCGGCCGGACCTGTTGCCGCACACCAGCGCCCCCGCGGCCGGGGTTCCGCACGCCACCACCATCGTCGCGCTCTCCTACGCCGAGGGCATCGTGATGGCGGGGGACCGGCGCGCCACCATGGGCAACGTGATTGCCAGCCGCCACATCGAGAAGGTCTTCGAGACCGACAGGTTCTCGGTGGTCGGCATCGCCGGGGCCGCCGGCCTGGCCATCGACATTGCCAAGCTCTTCCGGGTCGAGCTCGAGCACTACGAAAAGATCGAGGGGACCCGGCTGTCCCTGGAGGGCAAGGCCAACCGGCTGGCCTCGATGATCCGCTCCAACCTCGCCATGGCCATGCAGGGCATGAGCGTGGTGCCGCTGTTCGCGGGCTACGACACGGCCAAGGGGTCGGGCAGGCTCTTCTCCTTCGACATCACCGGCGGCCTCTACGAAGAGGTCGAGCACCACAGCATCGGCTCCGGCTCGGTTTTCGCCCGCGGCGCGCTGAAGAAGCTGTGGCAACCGTCCATGGACGCCGTCCGCGCCATCCGTGTCGCCGTCGAAGCCCTCTACGATGCGGCCGACGACGATTCGGCCACCGGCGGCCCGGACACGGTGCGCAAGTTGTGGCCGGTCGTTTACACCGTCACGGCGGAGGGTGCCACCCGTGTCGCCGAACCGGTGCTCGCGGCCGTGGCCCAGCAGATCATCGACGAACGAACCAGCCAGGGAATGGAGGCCTAGATGAGCGCCCAGTATTACGTTTCCCCCGAGCAGCTGATGAAGGACCGGGCGGATTTCGCCCGGAAGGGCATCGCCCGAGGCCGCGCCGTCATCGTGGCCTCCTGTGCCGAGGGCATCGCGCTCATCGCCGAGAACCCCTCCGGCTCGCTGCACAAGATCGGCGAGATCTATGACCGGATCGCCTTCGCCGCGGTGGGCAAGTACAACGAATTCGAATCCCTCCGCCAGGCGGGGGTGCGCTACGCCGACACCCGCGGATACTCCTACGCCCGCCAGGACGTCACGGGCCGCGGACTGGCCAGCGTGTACGCCCAGTCCCTCGGCGCGGTGTTCACGGCCGAAGCCAAACCCTTCGAGGTCGAGCTCGCCGTCCTCGAGCTGGGGGAGACCCAGGAAGATGACACGCTGTTCTCGTTGAACTTCGACGGTTCGATTGCCGAACAGCCCGGGCTGATCATCATGGGCGGCGACACCCCGGCACTTCGCGCTGCGTGGACCATCGTCTGGGGCGAGAACGTCCTGGCCGAGTCGAGCGCCGCCGACGTGATCCGTGCCGCGGCAGCCGTCCTGCCCGGCGTCGGCGAGGGCCCCGACGGGGCGGCCCTGCTGGAGGTTGCGGTGCTTGAGCGCATCAACTCCCGGGGCACCCACAGGCATTTCCACCGGCTGGACAAGCCAACCATTGCAGCGATATTGAGTTCAGGAGAATAACGGGTTCATGGACCGCAGGATTTTCGGCATAGAGACCGAGTACGGAATCAACTATTCGGATCCGACCGGGCGACCCCTCACCCCCGAGGAGTCGGCCCGTTATCTTTTCCGCCGCGTGGTGGCCTGGGGCCGCAGCTCCAACGTCTTCCTGACCAACGGGTCGCGGCTCTACCTGGACGTGGGGTCGCACCCCGAATATGCCACGGCCGAATGTGACGACTTGGCCCAGCTCATCGCCCACGACCGCGCGGGCGAATCAATCCTCAACGACTTGGTCTCCAGCGCCGAACGGCGCATGGCCGCCGATGGCTTCAACGGCAAGCTGTACCTCTTCAAGAACAACACCGACACCGCCGGGAATTCCTACGGCTGCCACGAGAACTTCCTGATTCCGCGCAGGCTCGAATTCGCGCGCCTGGCCGAAATCCTGATCCCCTTCCTGGTCACACGACAGCTGATCGCCGGTGCCGGAAAGATCGTCAACGTCGAGGGCGAGTCGCTCTACGCCTTCTCGCAACGCGCGGACCACGTCTGGGAGGGCGTTTCCTCGGCAACCACGCGTTCGCGCCCGATCATCAACACCCGCGACGAGCCGCACGCGGACGCCGAGTACTACCGGCGCCTGCACGTGATCGTGGGCGATTCAAACATGAGCGAAACCACGCAGCTGGTGAAGCTCGGCGCCACCGACCTGATGTTGCGGATCATCGAATCCGGCAAGATCATGACGGACCTGCGGCTGGAAAACCCGATCCGCAGCATCCGGGATATTTCACACGACTTCAACGGCCGGACCATCGTGAAGCTGGCCAACGGCCGGGAAATGACGGCGTTGGAACTGCAGCGCCAGTTCCTGGCGCTGGCGACCGAGTTCGTTGCCCGCGAGGGTGCACACCACGACCGGGTCCCGCAGGTCCTGGACCTGTGGGAGCGGACCCTGGGTGCGGTGGAGTCGGGGAACTTCTCCACGATCGACACAGAAATCGACTGGGCCATCAAGCACAAGCTCATTTCCTCCTACGCCACGCGCCACGGCCTGGGCCTCGATGCGCACCGCCTGGCCCAACTGGACCTGACCTACCATGACATCGACACCAAGCGCGGGCTCTTCCACCTGCTGCGCAACCGGGGCCAGGCGGCCAGCGTTGTCGACGCCAAGGACATCGCCTACGCGGTGGACAACCCGCCGCAAAGCACCCGGGCCAAATTGCGCGGCGACTTCGTGCGGGCGGCAAAGGACGCCGAATGCGATTTCACGGTTGACTGGGTGCACCTGAAGCTCAACGACCACCCCGGCCAAACCGTGCTGTGCAAGGACCCGTTCCTGAACGAGGATCCGCGGGTGGCGGCACTGATTCAGAGCATCTGAGCAAACTTTCGGCTCGAATCCACGGTTCGATAAGGAATTTCACAGAATCAGCGTTTAAGCTGAACAAATACTTTGACATCTACTCACCACCGTGTGTGGGTTTGCTTTGTCTCCATGCCCCAACTGAAAGTTGATTTCGTGCGCAAAGTTATGGCACTCGCCGCGGCGGCATCACTGCTGCTGCTTTCCGCCTGTGGTTCATCCACCCCGGCTTCCAGCGGTGACACCGCCCCCTTCTCATCTTTGAAGATCACCCCCGGGGCCAATGACACATCGGATCCCACCGTCACCTTCGACACCCCGCTGGTAGCCACCGAGGCCGCCGCGAAGGTCGTCATCGAGGGTGAGGGCGAGACGATCAAGGAAAACCAGAACGTCCAGTTCAAGTCGGTTGCCTACAACGCCGAAAACGGAAGCCTGCTGGGCTCAAGCTTTGCCCAGGCGCCATCCACCCTTCCCACCACGGACGAGCTCAAGCAGCAGTTGCCTGCGCTCTATGACACCTTCCTGGCGACCAAGGTCGGCTCCT
It contains:
- the arc gene encoding proteasome ATPase; its protein translation is MMSEDTDRTRLEGQVTAAERQLNVLRDKNRQLDRQLASAGSNNSRLVAMLERTREEIINLKAGLEKDGDTPFSHGTIVEKHPRSHPQGGVAISATGVQSVDILQGGRKLRVAISPLLDFDKLHVGQEVLLNESLVVVAGLGYEQAGELVTVKEVLEDHRVVAMGRADDQRVIRLSDQLVKEIVRVGDVLSLDSRTGLGMEKIHLSDMQSLVLEEVPDISYADIGGLSDQIEAIRDAVELPFLHPDLYREHGLTAPKGILLYGPPGCGKTLIAKAVAHSLAERTNERNGNSGSARSFFLNIKGPELLDKYVGETERHIRLIFARAREKAAGGSPVVVFFDEMDSLFRTRGTGVSSDVETTIVPQLLAEIDGVERLDNVIVIGASNREDMIDPAILRPGRLDVKIKIRRPDAQGAAEIFAKYLTDDLPLHPADLAEHGNDATACVRAMIQATVDSMYSTGAENQFLEVTYANGETEILYFKDFSSGAVIRNVVDRAKKSAIKAFLTNGERGVRMEYLLAAVVEEFQEHEDMPNTTNPDDWARISGRKGERITFIRTIVADKNGRGKSLPAGAGEETGQYL
- the dop gene encoding depupylase/deamidase Dop, encoding MGLETEYGVLAPAMPGANATMLSAQVINAYAASVRAGYGHLAGTRWDYSDESPLNDARGFTQPRSQADPSQLTDVEPELDAEQVALAGGDTTIGSTLYDEPDEGQEVLMNMVLGNGARLYVDHAHPEYSSPETTNPFDAVLYDQAGDHVALTAARCIEATNGFVPVHLYKNNTDNKSVSYGAHENYLMPRSVPFDSIATHLIPFFVSRQVICASGRVGRGMLGQYDGFQVSQRADFFEAQVGLETTIRRPIINTRDEPHAHWEKYRRLHVIIGDANLGQVSTLLRTGTTALVLSMIEAGTAPEPALREPVAALQAISHDPTLKARVELSDGRRLTALEIQRIYLDAAVEHCARTGADDDATAEILRRWDSTLTTLGSDLFAAADTVDWVAKYKLMSGYADRHGLDFTDAKIALMDLQWADIRPEKGLYYRLAERGLMETLYTPEQIAAAASTPPEDTRAYFRGRVLSQYPEHVVAASWDSVSFSVPGARKLERISTLEPLRGTKKLVGGLFDAELSIGEFIGTLKR
- a CDS encoding ubiquitin-like protein Pup; this translates as MTQESFSARRSEDTTEQEQETEAVKATTQDAGVDDLLDEIDGVLEQNAEEFVRGFVQKGGQ
- the prcB gene encoding proteasome subunit beta yields the protein MIELGPGPSFLEHLNRDRPDLLPHTSAPAAGVPHATTIVALSYAEGIVMAGDRRATMGNVIASRHIEKVFETDRFSVVGIAGAAGLAIDIAKLFRVELEHYEKIEGTRLSLEGKANRLASMIRSNLAMAMQGMSVVPLFAGYDTAKGSGRLFSFDITGGLYEEVEHHSIGSGSVFARGALKKLWQPSMDAVRAIRVAVEALYDAADDDSATGGPDTVRKLWPVVYTVTAEGATRVAEPVLAAVAQQIIDERTSQGMEA
- the prcA gene encoding proteasome subunit alpha, with translation MSAQYYVSPEQLMKDRADFARKGIARGRAVIVASCAEGIALIAENPSGSLHKIGEIYDRIAFAAVGKYNEFESLRQAGVRYADTRGYSYARQDVTGRGLASVYAQSLGAVFTAEAKPFEVELAVLELGETQEDDTLFSLNFDGSIAEQPGLIIMGGDTPALRAAWTIVWGENVLAESSAADVIRAAAAVLPGVGEGPDGAALLEVAVLERINSRGTHRHFHRLDKPTIAAILSSGE